A DNA window from Ornithobacterium rhinotracheale DSM 15997 contains the following coding sequences:
- a CDS encoding dipeptidase translates to MKKTQEYIQANKERFLEELFELLRIPSISADSAYKKDVLATADKTAEFLRAAGVDNVEVCPTDGNPIVYGEKIVDANLPTVLVYGHYDVQPPDPLDLWESEPFEPVIKKTEVHPEGAIFARGSADDKGQFFMHVKAIEAMIQNDELPCNVKFMIEGEEEVGSESLAKFIKVEKERLKNDIILISDTSMVAKDVPSICVGLRGLCYVEVEVEGANRDMHSGVYGGAVPNPLNVLSKMIGQLHDENGKIAIPGFYDEVEEISAEERAEMAKVPFDLEDYKKQIKIQDIMGEDGYSTNERTSIRPSLDVNGMWGGYIGEGAKTVIPAKAFAKISMRLVPDQNPEKIAELFKQYFEQIAPSSVRVKCNFHHGGWAYVLPITDKGYLAAKKALTETYGKEAVPFRSGGSIPIVALFEKELESKSVLLGFGLNSDVIHSPNENYGLFNFYKGIETIPYFYKFYTEEK, encoded by the coding sequence ATGAAAAAAACACAAGAATACATTCAGGCAAACAAAGAACGCTTTCTTGAAGAGCTATTTGAATTGCTTAGAATTCCGTCTATCAGTGCCGATTCGGCGTATAAAAAAGATGTTTTAGCCACCGCAGACAAGACTGCCGAGTTTCTGCGTGCTGCTGGCGTGGATAATGTAGAAGTTTGCCCTACCGATGGAAATCCCATTGTGTATGGCGAAAAAATCGTAGATGCTAATTTGCCTACCGTTTTGGTGTATGGGCACTATGATGTGCAGCCACCAGATCCGTTGGATTTATGGGAATCTGAGCCGTTTGAGCCCGTAATCAAGAAAACCGAAGTGCATCCAGAAGGTGCGATTTTTGCGCGTGGCTCTGCCGACGACAAAGGGCAATTCTTTATGCATGTTAAGGCGATAGAAGCTATGATTCAAAACGATGAATTGCCTTGTAATGTGAAATTTATGATTGAAGGCGAGGAAGAAGTGGGCTCAGAGAGCTTGGCTAAATTCATTAAGGTAGAAAAAGAAAGACTTAAAAACGATATTATCCTAATTTCGGATACCAGCATGGTTGCCAAAGATGTGCCGTCGATTTGTGTCGGGCTGCGCGGACTTTGCTATGTGGAAGTAGAAGTGGAAGGAGCTAATCGTGATATGCACTCTGGGGTGTATGGTGGAGCAGTGCCAAATCCGCTGAATGTTTTGTCTAAAATGATTGGGCAATTGCACGACGAAAACGGGAAAATTGCCATCCCAGGGTTTTATGATGAGGTAGAAGAAATCAGTGCCGAAGAGCGTGCCGAAATGGCAAAAGTTCCGTTTGATTTGGAAGACTACAAAAAGCAAATCAAAATTCAGGACATCATGGGAGAAGACGGCTATTCAACAAACGAGCGCACTTCGATTCGCCCAAGCTTGGATGTAAACGGTATGTGGGGTGGCTACATTGGCGAAGGGGCAAAAACTGTGATTCCTGCCAAGGCTTTTGCTAAAATTTCAATGCGTTTGGTGCCTGACCAAAATCCTGAAAAAATCGCAGAATTGTTTAAACAATATTTTGAACAAATCGCACCGAGTTCTGTGCGTGTGAAATGTAATTTCCATCACGGAGGCTGGGCATATGTGTTGCCAATTACCGATAAAGGCTATTTAGCTGCTAAAAAAGCTTTGACCGAAACTTATGGCAAAGAGGCGGTGCCGTTCAGAAGCGGAGGAAGTATTCCGATTGTTGCCCTTTTTGAAAAAGAGCTTGAAAGTAAATCGGTTTTACTTGGTTTTGGATTAAATTCAGATGTAATTCATTCTCCAAATGAAAATTATGGTCTGTTTAATTTCTACAAAGGCATCGAGACCATTCCGTATTTTTATAAATTCTATACCGAAGAAAAATAA
- a CDS encoding DUF3843 family protein translates to MSKAYIKDWMATKPYTKQTNTELFYLEITNEVLEKLEKSSDFLDHFLDRESFKDLAIFLTSYFEDVISNVGLFRAFIALHQEIYKKSLPFYVAKNYTEGDINIQDVQFLVWYFLNLQKQDVFVNPYSPELKELAQNVWQVFDQEYEYAPENTQIADFFKLENPENLDEVRYFIDKILTRSYLFTQDTGIELYMRTAALKTGNQQDFKLYKNHRDKFILNFPTKLLAKRGTEWAAVLYGKKEEAQDIKNMGLNSHAALLYKGENGEDLEMEHLSSGKTILVSKDNFEDYKKMPENAILYAGISPWKGKYSLTGIINAFNYDESLVENAKRDYVARQAIQDEKEKKEYLKNIKKQEKVFLEKTGGVPYKILSAEESIDFINDFFDTLDEQKIEKYNEDIATLLNSIQSSTHIQNAVLFFNPNFGLEFYSNLATELEVDDNPFKEDVANPTLLMKLMMADTYSREFFDFYYQLMKEKKSAQIEFLKDFSEKDIDFMLRFYKPTRYGN, encoded by the coding sequence ATGAGCAAAGCATATATAAAGGACTGGATGGCAACCAAGCCTTACACCAAACAAACCAACACAGAACTATTTTACCTTGAAATTACCAACGAAGTATTAGAAAAATTAGAAAAATCTTCAGATTTTCTAGACCATTTTCTGGACAGAGAAAGCTTTAAAGATTTGGCAATTTTCTTGACTTCGTATTTCGAAGATGTGATTTCAAATGTAGGCCTGTTCCGTGCTTTTATTGCGCTACACCAAGAAATTTATAAAAAAAGTTTGCCATTTTATGTGGCCAAAAACTACACCGAGGGAGACATCAACATTCAAGATGTTCAATTTTTGGTTTGGTATTTCTTGAATTTACAGAAACAAGATGTTTTTGTGAATCCGTATAGTCCAGAATTAAAGGAATTGGCGCAAAATGTGTGGCAAGTCTTTGACCAAGAGTATGAATACGCACCAGAAAACACGCAAATTGCAGATTTCTTTAAACTTGAAAATCCCGAAAACTTGGACGAAGTGCGCTATTTCATCGATAAGATTTTAACACGCAGTTACCTTTTCACCCAAGACACAGGGATTGAGCTCTACATGCGCACCGCTGCCTTGAAAACGGGCAATCAGCAAGATTTTAAATTATATAAAAATCATAGAGATAAATTTATCTTGAACTTCCCGACCAAGCTTTTGGCTAAACGAGGCACCGAGTGGGCGGCTGTACTTTATGGCAAAAAAGAGGAAGCGCAAGACATCAAAAACATGGGATTGAACTCGCATGCGGCTTTACTCTACAAAGGCGAAAATGGCGAGGATTTGGAAATGGAGCATTTAAGCTCGGGAAAAACCATTTTGGTAAGCAAAGATAATTTTGAGGATTACAAAAAAATGCCTGAAAATGCAATTTTGTATGCAGGCATCAGCCCGTGGAAAGGCAAATATTCTCTCACAGGAATCATCAATGCCTTTAATTATGACGAGAGTTTGGTAGAAAATGCCAAACGCGATTATGTGGCACGCCAAGCCATTCAAGATGAAAAGGAGAAAAAAGAATATTTAAAAAATATCAAAAAACAAGAAAAGGTATTTTTAGAAAAAACAGGTGGCGTTCCTTACAAAATCCTTTCGGCGGAAGAATCAATCGATTTCATCAATGATTTTTTTGATACGCTTGACGAACAAAAAATTGAAAAGTATAACGAAGATATTGCGACACTGCTAAACTCTATCCAGAGCAGCACGCATATCCAAAATGCGGTATTATTCTTTAATCCTAATTTTGGGCTTGAGTTTTATAGCAATCTTGCTACCGAATTGGAGGTGGACGACAATCCTTTCAAGGAAGATGTTGCCAACCCTACTTTGCTAATGAAATTGATGATGGCAGACACTTATTCTCGTGAGTTTTTTGATTTCTATTATCAATTAATGAAAGAGAAAAAATCGGCTCAAATCGAATTTTTAAAGGATTTCAGCGAAAAAGACATCGATTTTATGCTTAGATTCTACAAGCCTACTCGCTACGGAAATTAG
- the pgi gene encoding glucose-6-phosphate isomerase, which produces MQNINPTQTEAWKKLQAHYEETKDLHLKDLFAANAQRFDEFSVKWNEFLFDYSKNQINQKTIDLLVELAEECQLQDAIDSMFAGEHINQTEDRAVMHTALRNQGEEVLIDGENVLPQVRKVLAQMKDFSHRVISGEWKGYTGKAITDVVNIGIGGSDLGPVMVVEALKHYKTHLNIHFVSNVDGTHIAETTKKLNPETTLFIVASKTFTTQETMTNANSAKKWFLDSGAKQSDIAKHFVALSTNAKDVTAFGIAEENMFEFWNWVGGRYSLWSAIGLSIALAVGYEKFEELLLGAYEVDEHFRTTEFKQNIPVLMALIGIWYNNFYGAESYAILPYEQYLHRFPAYLQQGDMESNGKSIDRNGQKVTYQTGPIIWGEAGTNGQHAFYQLIHQGTKLIPADFIAGARSNNNVSDHHEKLLANFFAQTEALAFGKSETQVRAELEKEGKSKEEIEFLLPYKVFDGNRPTNSILYKKLTPKTLGSLIALYEQKIFVQGIIWNIFSFDQWGVELGKQLAKAILAEINAGDTVTDHDSSTNGLMNAYLKMK; this is translated from the coding sequence ATGCAAAATATAAACCCTACTCAGACCGAGGCTTGGAAAAAGCTACAAGCCCATTACGAAGAGACCAAAGACCTTCATTTAAAAGATTTATTCGCAGCAAACGCTCAACGCTTTGATGAGTTTAGCGTAAAATGGAACGAATTTTTGTTTGACTATTCCAAAAACCAAATCAATCAAAAAACAATCGACTTGCTCGTGGAACTTGCCGAAGAATGCCAATTGCAAGATGCGATAGATTCTATGTTTGCGGGAGAGCACATCAACCAAACAGAAGACCGTGCCGTGATGCACACTGCACTACGCAACCAAGGCGAGGAAGTCTTAATCGATGGCGAAAATGTATTGCCACAAGTGCGCAAAGTTTTAGCTCAAATGAAAGACTTTAGCCACCGCGTGATTTCTGGCGAATGGAAAGGCTACACTGGTAAAGCGATTACAGATGTGGTAAACATAGGAATCGGCGGTTCGGATCTTGGTCCCGTGATGGTGGTCGAGGCGTTAAAACATTACAAAACTCATTTAAACATACATTTTGTATCGAATGTAGACGGCACACACATCGCAGAAACTACCAAAAAACTAAATCCAGAAACGACTTTGTTTATCGTGGCTTCTAAAACTTTTACCACCCAAGAAACCATGACCAATGCTAATTCGGCTAAAAAATGGTTTTTGGACAGCGGAGCCAAACAAAGCGACATTGCCAAACATTTCGTAGCACTTTCTACCAATGCCAAAGATGTTACTGCATTTGGAATTGCAGAAGAAAACATGTTTGAATTCTGGAACTGGGTAGGCGGTCGTTATTCATTATGGAGCGCGATTGGCTTAAGCATTGCACTTGCTGTGGGCTACGAAAAATTTGAGGAATTGCTACTCGGTGCTTACGAAGTAGATGAGCATTTCAGAACCACTGAATTTAAACAAAACATTCCTGTTTTGATGGCACTTATTGGCATTTGGTACAACAATTTCTACGGAGCAGAAAGCTATGCAATTTTGCCTTATGAGCAGTATTTGCACCGTTTCCCAGCCTATTTGCAACAAGGCGATATGGAAAGTAATGGTAAATCTATCGACCGAAACGGACAAAAAGTGACTTACCAAACAGGACCAATCATTTGGGGAGAAGCAGGAACCAATGGGCAACACGCTTTTTATCAATTAATTCACCAAGGGACTAAATTAATCCCAGCTGATTTTATCGCAGGGGCTCGTTCCAACAACAATGTGAGCGATCATCACGAAAAACTTTTGGCAAACTTCTTTGCTCAGACCGAGGCACTTGCTTTTGGAAAATCCGAAACACAAGTGAGAGCGGAACTCGAAAAAGAAGGAAAATCCAAAGAAGAAATCGAATTCTTGTTGCCTTACAAGGTATTTGATGGCAACCGCCCTACCAATTCCATTTTGTATAAAAAATTAACCCCAAAAACATTGGGTAGCTTGATTGCCTTGTATGAGCAAAAAATCTTTGTTCAAGGTATCATCTGGAACATCTTTAGTTTCGACCAATGGGGCGTAGAACTTGGTAAACAATTGGCTAAAGCTATCTTAGCGGAAATCAATGCGGGAGATACCGTAACAGACCACGACAGCTCTACCAATGGATTGATGAATGCTTATTTAAAAATGAAATAA
- a CDS encoding prephenate dehydratase, with protein sequence MKIAIQGGLGSFHHQAASMLFDGDSYEILDKDHFRGVAEALVKGECTYGLIALENSIAGCILPNYNLIKNNDLKIVGELYMPIEHHLMVIPGVKIEDLSEIYSHSMALLQCEDFLNQHPKIRRIDYVDTANSAKKIKTEDLHHAGAIGSKVAAELYGLEIINPAIQSNKDNFTRFVLLSRELPDNQDFNKISLRFSLPHQKGSLANILMQFAVHGFNMTKIQSMPIVDMPWQYEFYVDVIVHNHERFAKVLDIIQLMAEDIEILGKYKNGNL encoded by the coding sequence GTGAAGATAGCAATACAAGGAGGTTTGGGCTCTTTTCATCATCAAGCAGCGAGTATGCTATTTGATGGCGATAGCTACGAAATCTTGGACAAAGACCACTTTAGAGGCGTAGCCGAAGCACTCGTGAAAGGTGAATGCACCTATGGGCTCATAGCACTCGAGAACTCTATTGCAGGTTGCATTTTGCCCAATTACAATTTAATCAAGAATAATGATTTAAAAATCGTGGGCGAACTCTACATGCCCATTGAGCACCATTTAATGGTGATTCCAGGAGTGAAAATCGAGGATTTAAGCGAAATTTATTCTCACTCCATGGCACTTTTGCAATGCGAAGATTTCCTAAATCAACACCCAAAAATCCGTAGAATTGACTATGTGGACACGGCTAATTCTGCCAAAAAAATCAAAACCGAAGATTTGCACCACGCGGGTGCCATTGGCTCAAAAGTTGCCGCAGAATTATATGGTTTAGAAATTATAAACCCTGCAATACAAAGTAACAAAGACAACTTCACGCGTTTTGTATTGCTAAGCCGAGAATTACCTGATAATCAAGATTTTAATAAAATTTCTTTACGCTTTTCGCTCCCGCACCAAAAGGGAAGCCTTGCCAATATCTTGATGCAATTTGCGGTGCATGGATTCAATATGACCAAAATCCAATCGATGCCTATCGTAGATATGCCGTGGCAGTATGAGTTTTATGTAGATGTAATTGTGCACAACCACGAGCGTTTTGCCAAGGTGCTAGACATCATTCAACTCATGGCAGAGGATATTGAGATTTTAGGCAAATACAAAAATGGGAATTTGTAG